The following proteins are encoded in a genomic region of Catharus ustulatus isolate bCatUst1 chromosome 4, bCatUst1.pri.v2, whole genome shotgun sequence:
- the NFAM1 gene encoding NFAT activation molecule 1 isoform X2 yields MPKYTKFSIYYYWINSLDQKTSIYNSSKNVDIPSGKQNTTAAIHYNYSITPLENSASTGTYYCEVKWSDTQKKGNGVFVLVRDTGYVNTSYGWEILVTLTVLLAVLSITATALLLWKRKVLCPRKNQPNILRQKVETQLPSANPLPPPVYDSLDVQQVDVYSSLENSTNNPPKRKSPPGKTPKKQEALEEFSDTLYENI; encoded by the exons ATGCCAAAATACACCAAATTTTCAATCTACTATTACTGGATTAATTCACTGGATCAGAAGACATCTATCTATAATAGTTCGAAAAACGTCGATATtccttctggaaaacaaaatacgACTGCTGCCATACATTACAACTACAGCATCACACCACTTGAAAACTCTGCTTCTACTGGCACATACTACTGCGAGGTCAAATGGAGTGAtacccaaaaaaagggaaacgGAGTGTTTGTCCTTGTTAGAG ATACAGGATACGTAAATACCTCTTATGGGTGGGAAATCCTTGTTACCCTTACTGTTCTTCTGGCTGTATTGAGCATCACCGCAACAGCTCTGCTTCTGTGGAAAAGAAAG GTGTTGTGCCCTAGAAAGAACCAGCCAAATATCCTGAGACAGAAGGTGGAAACACAGCTCCCTTCAGCCAACCCACTACCACCTCCTGTCTATGAT AGCCTGGATGTGCAGCAAGTTGATGTCTATTCTAGCCTCGAGAACAGCACGAACAACCCACCAAAAAGAAAGAGTCCTCCAGGGAAG ACACCTAAGAAGCAAGAAGCTCTAGAAGAATTCTCTGATACATTGTATGAGAATATTTAA
- the NFAM1 gene encoding NFAT activation molecule 1 isoform X1, whose product MIPDTKVIFPFLCLLQCGGGSVDVQQKPPIQVTLLKEGISIPCEVKFPYMPKYTKFSIYYYWINSLDQKTSIYNSSKNVDIPSGKQNTTAAIHYNYSITPLENSASTGTYYCEVKWSDTQKKGNGVFVLVRDTGYVNTSYGWEILVTLTVLLAVLSITATALLLWKRKVLCPRKNQPNILRQKVETQLPSANPLPPPVYDSLDVQQVDVYSSLENSTNNPPKRKSPPGKTPKKQEALEEFSDTLYENI is encoded by the exons ATGATCCCTGATACAAAAGTCATCTTTCCGTTCCTTTGCTTGCTTCAGTGTGGAg GGGGAAGTGTTGATGTACAGCAGAAACCTCCAATCCAGGTTACCCTGCTCAAGGAAGGAATATCCATCCCCTGTGAAGTCAAGTTCCCTTACATGCCAAAATACACCAAATTTTCAATCTACTATTACTGGATTAATTCACTGGATCAGAAGACATCTATCTATAATAGTTCGAAAAACGTCGATATtccttctggaaaacaaaatacgACTGCTGCCATACATTACAACTACAGCATCACACCACTTGAAAACTCTGCTTCTACTGGCACATACTACTGCGAGGTCAAATGGAGTGAtacccaaaaaaagggaaacgGAGTGTTTGTCCTTGTTAGAG ATACAGGATACGTAAATACCTCTTATGGGTGGGAAATCCTTGTTACCCTTACTGTTCTTCTGGCTGTATTGAGCATCACCGCAACAGCTCTGCTTCTGTGGAAAAGAAAG GTGTTGTGCCCTAGAAAGAACCAGCCAAATATCCTGAGACAGAAGGTGGAAACACAGCTCCCTTCAGCCAACCCACTACCACCTCCTGTCTATGAT AGCCTGGATGTGCAGCAAGTTGATGTCTATTCTAGCCTCGAGAACAGCACGAACAACCCACCAAAAAGAAAGAGTCCTCCAGGGAAG ACACCTAAGAAGCAAGAAGCTCTAGAAGAATTCTCTGATACATTGTATGAGAATATTTAA